The Rhizobium rhododendri nucleotide sequence CTCGAACACGGCGCCGATATCGTCGTGCATTCGCTGACCAAGTTCATGGGTGGCCACGGCAATTCGATGGGCGGCGTCATCGTCGACGGCGGCACCTTCGACTGGTCCGCATCCGGCAACTATCCGATGCTGTCGGCGCCGCGCCCCGAATATAACGGCATGGTGCTGCATGCGACCTTCGGCAATTTTGCCTTCGCCATCGCCTGCCGCGTCCTTGGGCTGCGCGATCTCGGTCCGTCCATCGCCCCGTTTAATGCCTTCCTGATCCTCACCGGCATCGAGACGCTGCCGCTCCGCATGCAGCGCCATTGCGACAACGCGCTTGAAGTCGCGGGGTGGCTGAAGCGACACCCCAAGGTCGCCTGGGTCAAGTATGCCGGTCTTGCCGACGATCCCAACCATGCCTTGCAGCAACGCTATTCGCCTAAGGGCGCCGGCGCCGTCTTCACCTTCGGCCTGAAGAACGGCTACGAGGCGGGAAAGACCTTTGTCGAGAGCCTGACGCTGTTCTCGCATCTCGCCAATGTCGGAGACACCCGCTCGCTTGTCATCCACCCCGCGTCCACCACCCACAAGCAACTGAGCGACGACCAAAAGACAGCCGCAGGTGCCGGCCCCGACGTCGTCCGCCTCTCCGTGGGAATCGAGGACGTGAAGGATATCATCGCGGATCTGGAGCAGGCGTTGTCGAAGGTTTAGGAGCAGCCATCGCCATCGGAAACTGCCCTGCCGTAGAGCAGGGCAGTTCCAATCCGCCATTATCCACTCTCGACGCTCTTGTGCTACAGGCAGGGCCTGTCACCAAGATCAGATGCGAGACTTCCGATGACCAATGCCATCCTTTTCGACGCTACAGCCATCGCTCCTGAATTCGGCGTGCCTGCTGCCGATCGCGTGCTTTCCGGCAACCCCCAGTTTCGGACATGGAGCCTCGACGAGGCCGAGGGTGGCATTTACGCCGGCATATGGGAGGCGACTCCCGGATCGTGGCGCATCGTCTATGAGGAGTGGGAATACTTTTCCATTCTGTCGGGATACTCCATCGTGACAGAGGATGGCGGCGAGGCGCATCATCTTCGCGCAGGCGACCGCATGGTCTTGAAACCCGGCTTCAGCGGAAGCTGGGAAGTGATTGAAACGACTCGCAAGGATTATGTCGTGCGGCTTTAGGCGAGGGCGCAGGCTCCGGGCTGGCCGTTGCGCTCGACGACGATGGCCTTGCTCCCGTGACGAGCGGCAGTTGCTGTCTGCCCAGCCCCATTGGCGCGGTCTGCATTCTCGATCCATGCGGCCGCACACGCCCTGAAAACCGTGTCATTTGGCCATCATCAAACTGTCATCAAACTGAAACATTGCAACTATAGAGCCATCCATGTCGCCGGAAGTGGCGGCCGTGATGGATCGATGGACGGTCCGTTTGTGGCTCCCTTCCGCCCGCCATCCGATCATCACTCAAGGAAGTGAGACCCTTATGTTGAATTTGAAAATCCGCACCCTCTGCCTGAGCGCAGGCCTGGTCGTCACCATGACGGCTTCGGCCATAGCTGCCGACATCACCGGCGCTGGTTCGAGCTTCATCGCTCCGGTTCTGTCCAAGTGGGCCGAGGGTTACAAGGCTGCAACCAACAACTCCGTCAACTACCAGTCGGTTGGTTCGGGCGCCGGCATCAAGCAGCTCCTCGACAAGACCATCATCTTCGGCGCTTCGGACAAGCCGATGAGCGACGCAGATCTCGAGAAGAACGGCATTGCCCAGTTCCCGATGATCTCCGGCGGCATCGTCGTTTCCTATAACGTCGAAGGCGTAAAGCCGGGCGAACTCATTCTCGACGGCACGACGCTCGCCGACATCTTCCTCGGCAAGATTGCCAAGTGGGACGATGCTGCGATCAAGGCTCTCAACCCCAACGTAAAGCTGCCTTCCACGGCGATCTCCGTCGTTTACCGCGCTGACAGCTCTGGCACGACCTTCAACTTCACCGACTACCTCTCGAAGGTTTCACCGGATTGGAAGTCGAAAGTTGGTTCCAACACGGCTGTTGAATGGCCGGTCGGCTTCGGCGCCAAGGGTTCGGAAGGCGTTTCCACAACCGTCAACCAGACGGCTGGTTCGATCTCCTACGTTGAATACTCGTATGTCGTCGCCAACCACATCGGTTTCGCGAAGATGAAGAATTCCGCCGGCAAGGTTATCGAGCCTAGCCTGGAAACCTTCAAGGCTGCTGCTTCGAACGCCGATTGGGCACATGCCAAGAACTTCAACCTGATCCTCACAAACCAGCCGGGTGAAAACAGCTGGCCGATTGCAGCGTCTACCTGGGTCATGCTTTACAAGAAGCCTGCCGATCCTGCTGCAAACGCAGAAGCCCTGAAGTTCTTCAAGTGGGCCTACGAGAAGGGCCAGAAGTCGGCGACCGACATGTCCTACCTTGCTGTTCCGGAATCGGTTGCCAAGGTCGTGGAAGAGTCCTGGAAGAAAGACTTCGGCACCAAGTAATCTGTGCTGACTGAAAAACGAGCGGCGGACAGGGTATTGCCCTGTCCGCCTTTAATGACAGGACAAGGAGAAAGCGATGGCTGATGCGACTCAGACGGCTGGATTCCAGACCATGGAAACCTCCGCCGTCACCAGAAAATTCCGGACGCAGGATCGGATTTTCTATTTCATGACGCTCAGCTCGGCTTCTTTTGTCGTGCTTCTGCTGCTGGCAATCCTGACTGTTCTGGTCGTGGATGCCTTGCCAACATTCCAGGCCTTCGGTTTCTCGTTCCTCTGGGGCACAAGGTGGAGCGCTCCCCTGGAGATTTACGGAGCGGTGCCCGCCCTGGTCGGCACGCTGGTGAGTTCGCTCATCGCGATGCTGATTGCAGTTCCGCTGGGCATTGGTATCGCCATCTTCCTGACCGAGCTTTGCCCCGGCAGCCTGCGGCGCCCGATCAGCACCGCCATTGAGCTCTTGGCCGGCGTTCCCTCGATCATCTACGGCATCGTCGGTCTGTTCATGATCGTGCCGCTGATGCAGACTTATGTCCTCCCATTCCTCATGAACACCGTTGGCCAGGTGCCGCTGATCGGGTCGCTCTTCCAGCCACCTGCACCGGGCGTCGGCCTTTTGACGGCAAGCCTCGTGCTGGCCATCATGATCCTGCCGTTCATCACGGCGATTGCCCGCGACGTCTTCACCACCGTGCCGCCGATGCTGCGTGAATCCGCGTACGGCATGGGCATGAGCACCTGGGAAGTGGCGCGCAACATCCTGATACCCTACACACGCCGCGGTCTCGTCGGCGGCATCATGCTCGGCCTTGGGCGTGCGCTCGGCGAAACCATGGCCGTCACCTTCGTTGTCGGCTCCGTCAGCCGCCTGCAGTCGTCGATCATCTCGCCGTCGACCACCATTTCCGCCCAGATCGCCAATAATTTCGGCGACGCCGACGGTCTGCAATTTTCGAGCCTGATGGCACTCGGCCTGCTCCTGTTCGTCCTTTCCTTCTGCGTGCTTGCAGTGG carries:
- the pstS gene encoding phosphate ABC transporter substrate-binding protein PstS, translating into MLNLKIRTLCLSAGLVVTMTASAIAADITGAGSSFIAPVLSKWAEGYKAATNNSVNYQSVGSGAGIKQLLDKTIIFGASDKPMSDADLEKNGIAQFPMISGGIVVSYNVEGVKPGELILDGTTLADIFLGKIAKWDDAAIKALNPNVKLPSTAISVVYRADSSGTTFNFTDYLSKVSPDWKSKVGSNTAVEWPVGFGAKGSEGVSTTVNQTAGSISYVEYSYVVANHIGFAKMKNSAGKVIEPSLETFKAAASNADWAHAKNFNLILTNQPGENSWPIAASTWVMLYKKPADPAANAEALKFFKWAYEKGQKSATDMSYLAVPESVAKVVEESWKKDFGTK
- a CDS encoding O-acetylhomoserine aminocarboxypropyltransferase — encoded protein: MATTNPGFDTLAIHAGAQPDPTTGARATPIYQTTAYVFSDADAAAALFGLQQFGNIYTRIMNPTQAVLEERVAALEGGTAALAVASGHAAQLLVFHTIMQPGDNFVAASKLYGGSINQFGHAFKNYGWQARWADPLEPESFESQIDDRTRAIFIESLANPAGTFIDIAAIAAVAHRHGLPLIVDNTLASPYLIRPLEHGADIVVHSLTKFMGGHGNSMGGVIVDGGTFDWSASGNYPMLSAPRPEYNGMVLHATFGNFAFAIACRVLGLRDLGPSIAPFNAFLILTGIETLPLRMQRHCDNALEVAGWLKRHPKVAWVKYAGLADDPNHALQQRYSPKGAGAVFTFGLKNGYEAGKTFVESLTLFSHLANVGDTRSLVIHPASTTHKQLSDDQKTAAGAGPDVVRLSVGIEDVKDIIADLEQALSKV
- the pstC gene encoding phosphate ABC transporter permease subunit PstC; translated protein: MADATQTAGFQTMETSAVTRKFRTQDRIFYFMTLSSASFVVLLLLAILTVLVVDALPTFQAFGFSFLWGTRWSAPLEIYGAVPALVGTLVSSLIAMLIAVPLGIGIAIFLTELCPGSLRRPISTAIELLAGVPSIIYGIVGLFMIVPLMQTYVLPFLMNTVGQVPLIGSLFQPPAPGVGLLTASLVLAIMILPFITAIARDVFTTVPPMLRESAYGMGMSTWEVARNILIPYTRRGLVGGIMLGLGRALGETMAVTFVVGSVSRLQSSIISPSTTISAQIANNFGDADGLQFSSLMALGLLLFVLSFCVLAVARWMIGRVDSF
- a CDS encoding cupin domain-containing protein — its product is MTNAILFDATAIAPEFGVPAADRVLSGNPQFRTWSLDEAEGGIYAGIWEATPGSWRIVYEEWEYFSILSGYSIVTEDGGEAHHLRAGDRMVLKPGFSGSWEVIETTRKDYVVRL